The following proteins come from a genomic window of Dermacentor albipictus isolate Rhodes 1998 colony chromosome 8, USDA_Dalb.pri_finalv2, whole genome shotgun sequence:
- the LOC139048949 gene encoding ATP-sensitive inward rectifier potassium channel 12-like, translated as MKFVEMENGQAWQQLISRGHGVHSSGGGGVAGDSDYETPSNQGETSTSSRRILTKHLSLNGFPRCADSAGNGGNGAEDSPVVRYQKAKIIPSRVRKRVIFKNGSVNLSKEHVYKRSQRYLQDIFTTLVDIQWRWNLMVFSMGFILSWLVFAIIWWLIMFAHGDFDPHEGEWTPCIVEVTSFTSAFLFSLETQHTIGYGSRAITPECPEAVFILCMQSITGVMIQCFMAGIVFAKLSRPKKRSQTLLFSRNAVVCLRDGKLCLLFRVGDMRKSHIIGTSISAQIIRRKVTAEGEVIPYYHTQLDVRFDAGTDSILFIWPATIVHEINETSPFYNMSAEDVLREKFEIVVILEGTIESTGQSIQARSSYLPSELLWGHRFEQLVRFQKDSSEYLVDYSKFNNTYEVETPLCSARDFYEYQRMLRNAPRMVTLGTPLQPMTIDDRNQSGLSQQQQQQQQQQHPAFKRVTPEKFLNTAGHLIPLQLPKEL; from the exons ATGAAGTTTGTCGAGATGGAGAATGGCCAGGCGTGGCAGCAGCTCATCTCCCGTGGCCACGGCGTCCACTCGTCCGGCGGAGGCGGCGTCGCCGGCGACTCGGACTACGAGACGCCCAGCAACCAA GGTGAGACGAGCACGAGCAGCAGGCGCATCCTGACCAAGCACCTGTCGCTGAACGGCTTCCCAAGATGTGCCGACTCGGCGGGCAACGGTGGCAACGGCGCCGAGGACTCGCCCGTGGTCCGCTACCAGAAGGCCAAGATCATCCCAAGCCGGGTGCGCAAGAGGGTCATCTTCAAGAATGGCAGCGTCAACCTCTCCAAGGAGCACGTCTACAAGCGCTCGCAGCGATACCTGCAGGACATCTTTACAACACTG GTGGACATCCAGTGGAGGTGGAACCTCATGGTCTTCTCGATGGGCTTCATCCTGAGCTGGCTCGTGTTCGCCATCATCTGGTGGCTCATCATGTTTGCACATGGCGACTTTGACCCGCACGAGGGCGAGTGGACGCCTTGCATAGTTGAAGTCACCTCGTTCACGTCTGCATTTCTGTTCTCCCTGGAGACGCAG CACACCATCGGTTATGGCAGTCGTGCCATCACGCCGGAGTGCCCGGAGGCCGTGTTCATCCTCTGCATGCAGTCCATCACGGGCGTCATGATCCAGTGCTTCATGGCGGGCATCGTGTTCGCCAAGTTATCGCGGCCCAAGAAACGCTCGCAAACGCTGCTCTTCTCGCGCAATGCTGTTGTATGCCTGCGTGATGGCAAGCTCTGCCTGCTGTTCCGTGTGGGCGACATGCGCAAATCGCACATCATCGGCACGTCCATCTCGGCCCAGATCATCCGCAGGAAG GTGACTGCAGAGGGTGAGGTGATCCCCTACTACCACACACAGCTGGACGTACGCTTTGATGCGGGCACAGACAGCATCCTCTTTATCTGGCCTGCCACCATCGTGCACGAAATCAACGAGACCAGCCCCTTCTACAACATGTCCGCGGAGGATGTGCTGCGTGAGAAGTTTGAGATCGTGGTCATCCTCGAGGGAACCATCGAGTCCACGGGGCAGTCCATCCAGGCCAGGTCTTCATACCTGCCATCTGAGCTCCTGTGGGGACACCGCTTTGAGCAGCTGGTGCGCTTCCAGAAGGATTCGTCCGAGTACCTCGTAGACTACAGCAAGTTCAACAACACCTACGAG GTGGAGACACCTCTGTGCAGTGCACGGGACTTCTACGAGTACCAGCGGATGCTGCGCAATGCACCGCGAATGGTTACGCTGGGCACGCCTCTCCAGCCAATGACCATCGACGACCGCAACCAGTCCGGTCTgtcgcagcaacagcagcaacagcagcagcaacaacacccCGCTTTCAAGAGGGTCACGCCAGAAAAGTTCCTCAACACCGCCGGGCACCTCATACCTTTGCAGCTGCCCAAGGAGCTTTG A
- the ATPsynD gene encoding ATP synthase subunit d, mitochondrial, whose amino-acid sequence MAARRISKSAVDWAAFAERVPPNQKQFYQALKAKSDGYLRRVLSMPENPPPIDFAMYRAKLGNPALVEQFEKSYKAFSVPFPKEHVTPDIDAQEQSAKKEVENFISESNNRIAGYKKELARFEAMIPALHMTMEDFVDYFPDQKIDVDNPTYWPHDGSTDFDDSLDYADKGEDH is encoded by the exons ATGGCTGCTCGAAGGATCTCCAAGTCTGCTGTGGACTGGGCCGCCTTCGCCGAACGTGTGCCTCCCAACCAGAAGCAGTTCTACCAGGCCCTCAAGGCGAAGTCTGATGGCTACCTTCGCAG GGTGCTCAGCATGCCGGAGAACCCGCCTCCAATCGACTTCGCCATGTACCGGGCCAAATTGGGGAACCCGGCCCTTGTTGAACAGTTCGAAAAGTCG tACAAGGCCTTCAGTGTTCCCTTCCCTAAGGAGCACGTGACACCTGATATTGATGCTCAGGAACAGAGTGCG AAAAAAGAGGTGGAAAATTTCATCTCCGAATCGAACAACCGCATTGCTGGATACAAGAAAGAG TTGGCAAGGTTTGAGGCCATGATTCCAGCATTACACATGACCATGGAGGACTTTGTGGATTACTTCCCCGACCAGAAGATCGACGTCGACAACCCGACGTACTGGCCCCACGACGGCAGCACCGACTTTGATGACAGCTTGGACTATGCAGACAAAGGCGAAGACCACTAG